From Cryptomeria japonica unplaced genomic scaffold, Sugi_1.0 HiC_scaffold_28, whole genome shotgun sequence, a single genomic window includes:
- the LOC131861612 gene encoding phospholipase A1-Igamma1, chloroplastic-like — protein MAVFPLPQLEDNAVLLPSSQTNSTQPQLCDVWRDIQGAHNWNGLLDPMVPNLKAEALRYGNLAQLCYDAFGGKSYSKNYGTCYHSKRDLFNKMGMSESGYQVTKYVYANTNLLNQVFGEKPKDQGVWLGFIAVCTDPNEIRRLGRRDIVIAWRGTQTAEEWIEDLRDILVPTRLSYRCKRTGAAGATVNISTRDLVVSEIERLIQVYEKEMDNLSITFTGHSLGAALATLSAYDIKQMLCTKHNFHQIPVTVFAFASPRVGNLAFAKRVEEIGVKVLRFVNKRDLVPKVPGVCMNENVGCLSKLLHWLPWTYFHVGVELPLHNNSPFIQHTHNLAYFHNLELYLHLLDGYVGSKQPFSWSGRDHALVNKSCDLLREKYEIPPKWWQEQNKGLVKGPDGKWTQPSEKE, from the exons ATGGCCGTATTTCCATTGCCCCAGCTTGAAGATAATGCTGTATTATTACCCAGTTCCCAAACTAACTCAACGCAGCCTCAGCTATGTGACGtatggagagatatacaaggtgcCCATAATTGGAATGGTTTGCTTGATCCCATGGTGCCCAATTTGAAAGCTGAAGCTCTCAGATATGGGAATTTGGCACAGCTTTGTTACGACGCATTTGGTGGCAAAAGCTACTCCAAAAACTACGGCACATGTTATCACAGTAAAAGAGATCTGTTCAATAAGATGGGCATGTCTGAAAGTGGCTACCAAGTCACTAAATATGTTTACGCCAATACTAATCTGTTAAATCAAGTTTTTGGTGAGAAACCAAAAGACCAAGGTGTTTGGTTGGGTTTTATTGCAGTTTGCACGGATCCAAATGAGATAAGAAGGCTTGGACGACGAGACATAGTGATTGCATGGAGAGGAACTCAGACTGCTGAAGAATGGATAGAAGACCTGAGAGATATTCTTGTACCTACAAGATTATCCTATAGATGCAAGAGGACAG GCGCTGCAGGAGCCACTGTGAACATCAGCACCAGAGATTTGGTAGTCTCAGAGATAGAACGATTGATTCAAGTTTATGAAAAAGAGATGGACAATTTAAGCATAACATTTACGGGACACAGCTTAGGAGCTGCTCTTGCAACCTTGAGCGCTTATGATATCAAACAAATGCTTTGCACCAAGCATAATTTTCATCAAATTCCCGTCACCGTCTTCGCTTTTGCCTCTCCCCGGGTGGGAAATCTTGCGTTTGCTAAACGGGTGGAGGAGATTGGAGTGAAAGTGCTGAGGTTTGTGAACAAGCGTGACCTGGTTCCCAAAGTGCCCGGAGTTTGTATGAACGAGAACGTGGGATGCCTCAGCAAATTGCTGCATTGGCTTCCGTGGACATACTTTCATGTTGGCGTCGAGCTTCCTTTACACAACAATTCTCCATTCATTCAGCACACCCATAATCTTGCCTACTTTCATAATTTAGAGCTTTACTTGCATTTACTGGACGGGTACGTTGGAAGTAAGCAGCCGTTTTCTTGGAGTGGAAGAGATCATGCTCTGGTTAATAAGAGCTGTGATTTATTGCGCGAGAAATATGAAATTCCTCCAAAATGGTGGCAGGAACAGAACAAGGGCCTCGTTAAAGGTCCAGATGGCAAATGGACGCAGCCATCAGAAAAGGAATAA